AGCCATTGTACGTACACGACTTCCAAGCGCAACACTAGTCTTTGTGGGAGGGTTAGAAATGAGTTTGTATACCGCAGCAGACATTTGTGTGACCAGTGCAGCAGAGGTGAATGTGGTTCCTGGATTTCTGGTTGAAGCCATAGCAGTCATCGTGGTTGTAGATGTAGTCATGACATCAGAAATGCTGGCTTCAGTGGTAGTTGAAGTCAAAGCAGAGGTGGTTGTGGGTAAAGGAGTTGCGGTTGGAGATTTTTTTGGAGGGACGAGTGGAGTCGCGGATACGACAGAATCTAAGGTCACAGCCGAGGTGGTTACGGGTCTCGTAGTTGTGGTCAAAGTAGCAGTGGTCACCGGGACTGCAGTAGTCTTGGTCAAAGCAAATAGGAgccactctggagttgctgaTTTTATCGTTAGCATTGGGACGGTTTGTGAAAGAGGGCCTCTGGGTGGAGCAGTCGTGGTTGTGGGCGCTGCAGTTGAGACCACAGCATTTATTTGTGGAGTAGCAGTCAATGTCAGTGTCGCGGTGGTCGCGGGTACTCGTGTTGTGGTTGGAGGGATTGTCGAGGCAGGAATGCTTGTGCAAACATCAGAAGATGAGGCTGCAGCAGAGGTGACTCTCAGCATTGTAGAGGGAGCAAGAGTAGGCAAAAGAACGGTTGTAGGCAGTAATCCAGTCGTGGTCAAAGGAGAGGTTGTTCTGGCCAGTGCGGGAGAAGTAGTTGAAGCCATTATTGATGTAGTTTGCGAGAAGGCCGGTTCAGTTGTGAGCTCAGGAGTCAGGGTTGGAAAGACTAAAGTAGTGGCTTGTGCAGTTGTGGGTATAACAGAAGACGTAGCAGACTTGGTTGTGGTGGGAGCAACACGAGTCATTGCGATCGGAGATGAGCTGGTTCTGCTCATTGACATCGTGGAAGGTGTAGTTGAGGTTGCACGAGTTGTGGCGCAAGTAGTCGTCGTGGGTACAACAGGACATGATGTCACAGTAGTCGCGGTTGAAGACACCGTAGTCAAAGCCAAGGGACTTCTGACCAATTTAGGAGAGGTTGTTGCGCTTATTGAAACCGGTGAAGCGGTTTTGAGTACAAGACGTTTGGTGGGAGTAAAAGCGGTCGTTACGCTTGGAGACGAGGCGCTCGTGTACGTCAGAGCTGTCGAAAATGGAATTGAGGCCGCATCAGTTGTGGTCGAGGTCAGTGACTCGGCGGTTGAGGGTATACCATCTGCAGTTGGACAGACTGCCGTCAAAGCCGGTGAAGTCGCGGGTACACCAGGAGATGAAGTTTTCGACATTATGTTCAGAATTACAGTTTTCTTCTGGGTTGTGGGCACTGCTGCAGCTGTGGTCAAAAGAGAGGTTGCTGTGACAAATTCAGGAGGGGGTCTGGTTATTGAAGGACCTGGGTTGCTTTTCAGTACGTGGCTTGTGGTTGAGATAGAAGAAGTGGTCATCGTTGGAGATGAGGCAGTTGTGGTTGAAGTAGAACCCGTGGAAACTGCAGTCATGGTGGTGAAAACAGAGGTTGGCATGAGCAATAAAGGACGGGAAGTCAAGAAACGACGGGTTGCGGTCAGAGCAGAGGTTGATATGGTTAGCGAGGGGCTTGATGCGGCTGAGAGTACAGGTACAGGGCTTGTCGTCGATGGGACTGAAATAGTAGTGGCCTGTGCGGTTGTGGCTAAAGTAGTACATGAGGTTGTGGGCTTTGCGGGCACATCAATAGTTGTTGCGGTTGAATCAAGTGCAGTATCCACAGGAGTTATGGTTCCTGGAGTAATTGAGGGTACAGGACTCGTGATTGTAGTAGTGGTTAGTTGAACTGCAGATAGAGCAGGAGCTATTGCAGGCATTGGAACTGTGATAGGAACGCTTGTGGGCCACGCAGCGGAGGATGTGACTTGTGAAGGGTCTGATGCGCTCGTGGGTAAATGAGGTCTGGTCGGTGAGACTGAAATAGCGGGAGCAAGAGTGGCCATTGCATTTCTAGAATTTGGAGTCGAGTCCGTGGCAGTTGTGGGTTCAGTGATAGTTGAGGTCAAAGTAAAGGGGGTTGTGACTAAAGGAGCAGTAGTCACAGAAGCAGGAGCAGCACTAAATGTGGGCAAAACGGTCGCGGAGGTTGGAGGCATTTGAGGATTACGAGCAACAGCCCACGGAGCTGGAGGCAGAGTTTGTGGTAGCGCGTCTGAATTTGGTTTCGTAGTTGCAGTCGTCACCGCAGAACCAGAGGTGATTGTCGGCCCCGCAGTAGTCGTGACAGCAGGCGTGGCCGCGGCTACTACAGAAGAGATCGGTGTGGCCACTGGAGGAGGATTTGTGTTCCGAGTGGAGGTTGAGGATGAAGGGGCCGAGCCGGTTGCCGGTACCAGCCTTGCGGTTGTTGAAAGCTTTGAGACTGCACAAATTTGGGTTTCTGTAGTTGTAGCCAGAGTAGAGGTCCTTGTGCTTGGAGAGACTCTCGTCAGTGCGGGTGCAACAGGATACGAGGCGCTTGCGGGCATCGTAGTTGTTAAGGTAGGAGTGCTCGTCTGCACTTTACGCATCTTGGTCAAAGAGAATGTGATCATTTCAGGATGGGGAAATGTTGTTCTTGAAGGCACTGGGCTGGATTTGGGTACAGGACTTGTGTCGGGAGCAGAAGTGATCATCGCGGTAAAAGGGCAAGTGACGCTGGGTGTTACGGCTGCCGCTGTTGTGCTTCCTGTAGATGCTGAGGTCAGGGTAGAGCTGCTTGTGGGTATAGGACTTGGGGTTGAAGAATCTGTGGTAGATGCAGGTGTAGTTTCTGGTACAGTGAGAGATCTCGTTGTAGTTTGAGCAGGAATCGTGATCTTGCTGGACGATGAGGTGGTTGTCTGTACTGCAGCAGTCCAGCTCAGAGATTTCGCCGATACAGGACGGGTGGATGTGGATACTGCAGTTGACAGTGGTGTCATCAATGCACGAAAAGTGGTTGGAGTGGAGCTAGATATTAACGGGGATGAGCTGGTTCTGGGTCCAGGACTTTTGGTTGGAGGGACTGAAGTTGTGGTCTTTGGATTTGCGGATCCAGCACACGAGTTGGCTTCAGGCGTTGCAGTTGCACTTGGAGCACAAGGTGCCATGGTGGTTCTAGAAATTGCAGTAGCGGCTGGAGCCGTTGTGGTTTCAGAAGTTGACGTCGTTTTGGTTTGAGCAGGACTAGCACTTGAGGTCTGAGAAGCGCAAGACGTGTGCACTGCATTAGTAGTAGTCAAAGCTGAGCTCGTGAGACTCGCAGGTTTAGTAGCTGCAGGCAGAGTTGTTGGCACCGTGTCTGAACATTGCGTTGTAGTCGTCCGACGAGCTGACCCAAGAGGGTCAGTGAGACTTGCACAGGTGGCGGCTGGAGGTGGCGCTAATGTTGTGGGACACGGTCTTACAGTTGTGGCACTAAATGTACTGGACAGAGTTGGTGCAAGACCACAAGGTAATTGAGTAGCAGTTGCGTCATCGCTGTTATCCTCCGTAAATTGACCTGTGGGGATGTCAAGAAAaccccacatttcaaaaatggaCGCGTAAGCTTGAGCCACTGGCGCTGCGACGCTTCCACATGCTGGTTCTTCTGTTCTTTGATTGTCAGAGTCCACCGCAGATCTGGGATGAActttgtgtggactttgcacatCCACGTTGTTGCAAGCTGCCAGCATGGTGAATGTTTCCCccagagactcaaaatcaattTCTACCATCGAATTCTaaaaccaaaaatacaaaaaaaaaaaaaaaataaaaatcaataaacaaaCGTGTGGACCTTCGTGTGCGCAGATCTCATTTGAGAGTTTCCTTACCGCGTTGGCTGCAATGGAGAAAACCACGAACGCAGAATCCCCTCCCGCCCTGACGACCGCAGAGTGGTCTTGAGCGCCGTCGTTCACGTCTTTGACCTTCAGTACTTTGGACCCTACGGGCAGCCGGACCAGGATTTGCACGGCTCCGCAGAGGATCCAGGCGGTCGGCGGACGCGGGCCGGTGGCCGGATCCTCGCAGGAAGCTACGGCTACCGTGCTGGTTTGCAGCagactgtcaaaataaaagaccTGCAGCCGGTGGAAGAGTCTTCCATTGATCACCTGGAGAGAAGCCAGAAGGAAACTTCGTACGTGAGACGCAAGCGCTGCACTTTCCTGGCACCCGTCAATCCGGTGTCAGCAGCTACAACATCGCGTGCGCAAAATGATAGACGCCGGTCAAGGGCGTCGGTGGCGATGGTTTTGACACCTGGCTAAGACCTCTTGCGCACAAAGCTGATCCTGACGTTTTTCCTCCCTTCCTGAGCCAAGATGACTAATGCCAGACTATATTCAATATTCTAATTATCCTAAGAGGATCCTGCTGTTCTGGGAAATTTGTCCCAAGGACCGGGTCCGAAAAGGGGCGAGGCTGACGATAGGAAAGATCCCCTTTCCTCAGAAtcggggttgttgttgttttttagctCCTTTGAAGTCTCTCTCCAGGTCTGGGTCCGCGAGCCACCATTTGGGAATCCCGGTTCTGAAagtttgttttccaaatttatttgaaaaatcgGGCCAAAGCAAAGCGTCCTCAATGAGGAAACAAGTTGGCGGCCGTGTGGAGGCGCCAAAGCGAGCCGGCAAATCTTCAATCACGCCAAATGATTTTGGGGACTGACTTCAATGATACTTCCTGTCCAGCAGGTGTCGGTATTGCGCAACAGTTGGACTCCTGGTTTTGTCCTTGGGTTCACGTACCGCCGTGATCGTCAAAGCGCGGAACAAGCGGCCTGCAAATGCTTCGACCCGAAGGCGATCGCCACCCGGCCTCGGAAACTTGGTGACCTATACATGACCTGCCGCAGACTGGCGCTCttgcgccccttgtgaggataagcagcttggaaaatggagatGGAGGGTTTGCAAGTTGAGTTGTCGTTTACTTTCAAGGACAATTTTTGGAGGAAgtccattttttattctttgactCGATTTCAGGGCAGGgttcattttcaatttctgcGGAGTCGGACGGCGTATAAGCGGAGGAAAATGAACCCCGGGAACGAGCTCGCTTTTACGTCTGCCTGACTTTTCAAAGCACTTTGGGCCTACGACACCGCGGCATTTGCTGTCAAAACTTTGCCAAAGGCAAACGGGAAAAAGAAGCCAAAGTCCACAAGGCCAATACGTCCGAATAATTGGAGCAGAATTTCCTTCATTTCATGTCTAATGAAACTTTtggggaaagaaagaaaaaaaaaaaaaaaaaaaaaggggtggtaACTCCTTCCTTTTGGCATCAGCGAGTTCCAACCCTGGCGGGCGAATTGACGTTCTCAACATTTGTTGCCACCTACCGCCGGCCGCAGGTACGCGTCCCCGTAAGGCAGCTCGAGCAGCAGCGCCGGACCAAACCTCCGAACGGAAGCGGACGAGCCGTCGGCCAGCGCCGGCAGGAGAACGCCGTCTGCGCAAAGGGCAAGTGCCGTCGGGCAAGAGACGTCCACcggaagcagaagaagaaggacaGACTCACCCGCCAGCTGCGCTTCCGAGTGTCTGACGAGGGACAAACGAGCCCAAAGCCCGGAGTCGCCGCAGCGGAACTGCGGCCGGCCCAGGTCCGCAGAACCTTCGCCTTGGGACACTGGAACAGGCGAACGGCGCTTGTAGACGACAACAACGGGACCGGCGGCTTAAGATAGCCACGCACCTGCCATGAATTTCCACACCGGGACCGCAAAGAACCCGGCCGGGCCGCGCGGACCCGAACCCCCGGCGTCGCCGTCGCTCTCGTCCGCCGCGCCGAGGCGGACCGAAGCCACGGCGGTGACCCAAAGCCAGCCCTTCAGCCACCCAGGAGGTCCCGACATGGTCGGGTCGGCCGCGCTCCGGTGCGTTCGGATTCTGCCGGGCTCTGCGAGCGCCCTAACgaaaaaagagagaagaagaGTCCGGCCGCACCCGGGACTTTTCAAACAGAGCTCGTCTGTTGATTGGCTAATTGGAAGCGGAAGTGGGCGGGGCCACTTAGCCTCGGCTCCTCCCACGAGTGCCGGTTCCCTCCCGCTCCATGAGCTCCACCCCAAAATATTAGGGACAGCTCTCTTCTCTCCTCTCGCTCCAAATGGCGACAGAAATTGTGCCCGGAGGCGGCAGAAAGCCTGCGTCGCCGAACCCTGCATCGAGTCGTGGACTCGCACTTTCACATTTTAGATTTTGGTCTGTGGTGCACAACAGgcgacgtaaaaaaaaaaaaaaaaaaaacaacataaaaacaaacgtgCGTGTTGTGGCGTGCACGTTGACTTTTATTGTTGAGCAGAGAAACACACATCAAGAAAATCAAACGTTCCAAAAGCTCGgcccttcaaaataagagcagagCAAACTACTGAACTCCTCCTCTTCGTCGGCGCGATGCCGCTGGTAACTCTGGCAACCAATCCGGGATTGAATAAGCGTGttagtgtgcgtgcgtgcgtgcgtgcgtgcgtgcgtttgcATGTGCGCGTCAATGCTCGTCCATCCCGCACGCGCGTGCAGCAATCAGGAAACGgccgtgacgtcacttcctctTAGAACAGCGACGCCCTCTTCTTCAGCTCGTTCCGTCTCCATAGCGACAGGCGCTCAAACTCAGAGGCGCTCATCCCGAAAACTTGACGGAACTCCTCCGGGTCCAGATGTCTCTGCGGGCGCACATGTAAACGTAgaaaacacgcacacgcacacgcacacgcacacgcagagCACGCTACGTCGGCCCGCCCCTCACCTCCAGCCTCATTCGGTCCACTCCTGGTGGGAGCCTGCAGCGCCCCCTGCGGGTCACCACCAGCGCTTCGTAGGGATAAACCTGCAGGTCGGCGGGAAACGCCCGTGCGCGTCACCactggggggttgggggggggcgttcgtGTGCGAAAATGGCAACCCCTTCTCACCTTTTGCTCCAGGATACTCGGCAGCGAAGTCCCGCGGTCCAGGCCCCGCTGCGGGGCGGCCTTCTGTCCACGccgcgcacgcgcgcgcgcacgcacgcacacacgtacacacacgtacacacgcacacacagaaatCATCAAGCGGTATTGCTGGTCTCGGCCAGCGGGGGGCGCCAATTGCTGGCTGTGATGACATCATCAGAGCGTCGCACACACCTGAGCCgctgtggacacacacacacacacacacgcgacaATCAAGCAAGAGAAATCGTCATTAAGAACCTCGGACAGGACGTCGCGCTCGGCCCGCCCACCTGCGTCGGCGCCGTCTGTGGAAAACTCGGCTGACTGCCTCTGAAAACGCAAACGCCGTCAAGTCCTGAGATCCTTGATGCACGCGTACGAGGACGAGCAGCAAATCGCCACAACAAAGAGGAAGCGGCGAGTACTGACTCTGCTCATCCCGGAGCTGGAACGAGACGGCGACTCGGACGCGTTGGCCGACAAACCTTCGGACGGGAAAGAGGAAACGGGCCGTGAGCCGGGACGCGACCGCGGCCGGCGCCCGTTCTCGGCTCGGTTCTCACTGGCGTGCGCGTGCGTTCTGTCGGGCAGCGAGCGCGTCTTTCGCCGGAAGTCGGCgcttttctccttctccttctcctcgcGCAGGATCAGACGGCCCAGGTTGGACTTGATCTGGATGCGACAGACGACGTTGGCGCGCTCATCATCGTGCGTGACGTCATCCCGAGCGAACCTTTTCCAGCTCCTGTTCCTGCAGCGCCCTGGCCTCGTCCGTCAGGTCTTcaaagtcgtcgtcgtcgttctcctccccctcctccgtTTTCTTCTTCCGCCACTCGATTTCTGCCGGAAAAAGAGCGCGTCAGTGGTGCCGGTGTGCCTCCTTGTGCGTACAATTGGAGTGCGTCCACCCTCTCCCGGAAAGTCACTTGAACTACCTGAGTAACTGGAACATGTCAAGTGTCCCCAACTGCCCTTCGGTAGCCTTACTGGAGGTCGGCTGGTGCTTTGTCTCCTCCCCCCGGCCTCTTTCTAGCACCTGCCCGCGATCGGCTTTTTTGTCCTCAACTCCCCGATCGCCATCTTTTACGCCTCCCGTGTCTCTCCACATTGTCACTGTTCCTCCCGTTCGGTCAAGTACTTTTTAGGTGCGATGACGCTGCACTTCGGGGGTCTATCTCGCGGCCTCTCGGAACAACTCGAAGATCGGGTCGCAGTCCGGGATGAGCGGTCCTTTCTCGCGGACGTCGAGGACCGACGCTCTTCCAAATGTGTCCGTTACGCGTCCCTCCCGAAACCGCAGTCTGCCTTGCCTGTCCTTGTCCAAACCTCCTCGTCTTTGAACGCCACGGACATC
This DNA window, taken from Syngnathoides biaculeatus isolate LvHL_M chromosome 17, ASM1980259v1, whole genome shotgun sequence, encodes the following:
- the LOC133491170 gene encoding mucin-2-like, whose amino-acid sequence is MSGPPGWLKGWLWVTAVASVRLGAADESDGDAGGSGPRGPAGFFAVPVWKFMAVSQGEGSADLGRPQFRCGDSGLWARLSLVRHSEAQLADGVLLPALADGSSASVRRFGPALLLELPYGDAYLRPAVINGRLFHRLQVFYFDSLLQTSTVAVASCEDPATGPRPPTAWILCGAVQILVRLPVGSKVLKVKDVNDGAQDHSAVVRAGGDSAFVVFSIAANANSMVEIDFESLGETFTMLAACNNVDVQSPHKVHPRSAVDSDNQRTEEPACGSVAAPVAQAYASIFEMWGFLDIPTGQFTEDNSDDATATQLPCGLAPTLSSTFSATTVRPCPTTLAPPPAATCASLTDPLGSARRTTTTQCSDTVPTTLPAATKPASLTSSALTTTNAVHTSCASQTSSASPAQTKTTSTSETTTAPAATAISRTTMAPCAPSATATPEANSCAGSANPKTTTSVPPTKSPGPRTSSSPLISSSTPTTFRALMTPLSTAVSTSTRPVSAKSLSWTAAVQTTTSSSSKITIPAQTTTRSLTVPETTPASTTDSSTPSPIPTSSSTLTSASTGSTTAAAVTPSVTCPFTAMITSAPDTSPVPKSSPVPSRTTFPHPEMITFSLTKMRKVQTSTPTLTTTMPASASYPVAPALTRVSPSTRTSTLATTTETQICAVSKLSTTARLVPATGSAPSSSTSTRNTNPPPVATPISSVVAAATPAVTTTAGPTITSGSAVTTATTKPNSDALPQTLPPAPWAVARNPQMPPTSATVLPTFSAAPASVTTAPLVTTPFTLTSTITEPTTATDSTPNSRNAMATLAPAISVSPTRPHLPTSASDPSQVTSSAAWPTSVPITVPMPAIAPALSAVQLTTTTITSPVPSITPGTITPVDTALDSTATTIDVPAKPTTSCTTLATTAQATTISVPSTTSPVPVLSAASSPSLTISTSALTATRRFLTSRPLLLMPTSVFTTMTAVSTGSTSTTTASSPTMTTSSISTTSHVLKSNPGPSITRPPPEFVTATSLLTTAAAVPTTQKKTVILNIMSKTSSPGVPATSPALTAVCPTADGIPSTAESLTSTTTDAASIPFSTALTYTSASSPSVTTAFTPTKRLVLKTASPVSISATTSPKLVRSPLALTTVSSTATTVTSCPVVPTTTTCATTRATSTTPSTMSMSRTSSSPIAMTRVAPTTTKSATSSVIPTTAQATTLVFPTLTPELTTEPAFSQTTSIMASTTSPALARTTSPLTTTGLLPTTVLLPTLAPSTMLRVTSAAASSSDVCTSIPASTIPPTTTRVPATTATLTLTATPQINAVVSTAAPTTTTAPPRGPLSQTVPMLTIKSATPEWLLFALTKTTAVPVTTATLTTTTRPVTTSAVTLDSVVSATPLVPPKKSPTATPLPTTTSALTSTTTEASISDVMTTSTTTMTAMASTRNPGTTFTSAALVTQMSAAVYKLISNPPTKTSVALGSRVRTMASNRTSTASASSTDSTIPVKTLAPTTTVLPTITSAVATMTPAFVTTTSFTMTTTLPTTTSSATAMTTLSPTSSTSPTARTSTASMTASSIPSPVATTTSTRTPRKMSTTKMTSLGPTTIIIRTSRSRAPPGTPPASRTVSSKTRPVFKLSTMLISTTTETPSAAPSMTSYSSTLGTPAPVVSTTATNRSSTALTTPVPAGPVPTANIGTGSAIFALTKTLSTATTMTTLATPVTTPMPVISPSVTMTNFAQHQSRILSSRSQTTAAPSTTFTMPTTTSTLTATAVPTTSPASTMTSEATSPVPTTSSMNRTATVALSIPTLTLALISTAAHAVTSSMVVQATTSVFPTASPEPTTISTTTTTKVSTLVTKLAPTPTSIPTNGQSAVMPTFPPSPGSRSTSNLSRSSTAATISTPYPFTIAAIKSILTSSAVPTTITSLATSLVPAISSTTGTTTSLATVALSTATRTALGPTTTMIPTNPSSAPTTQPATAITSLATSLVPAISSTTGTTTSLATVALSTATMTALGPTTTMIPTNPSSAPTTQPATAITSLATSLVPAISSTTGTTTSLATVALSTATMTALGPTTTMIPTNPSSAPTTQPATAITSLATSLVPAISSTTGTTTSLATVALSTATMTALGPTTTMIPTNPSSAPTTQRTFNSHNDSSRSYHNYDSHKPIFCSHNSTGHCYYLFSHQSGACDFLYYWNHNFSRHCSTFNSHNDSSRSYHNYDSHKPIFCAHNSTGHCYYLFSHQSGACDFLDYWNHNFSRHCSTFNSHNDSSRSYHNYDSHKPIFCTHNSTGHCYYLFSHQSGACDFLYYWNHNFSRHCSTFNSHNDSSRSYHNYDSHKPIFCAHNSTGHCYYLFSHQSGACDFLDYWNHNFSRHCSTFNSHNDSSRSYQQL